One uncultured Desulfuromusa sp. genomic window, TCCGCACGCGCCATCAACGAACTGGTTTTTGCCATACTTTTTGTTGCCGCAGTGGGTCTCGGACCTATGGCCGGAGTCCTGGCTCTGTGTGTGCATAATCTCGGAGTGATCAGTAAATTGTTTTCCGAAGCCGTTGAATCTATCGATATGCGTCCGGTTGAAGGTATCCGTTCCAGCGGCGGAAGCTACCTGCATGAAATCATCTACGGGGTAATCCCACAGGTTTTACCTCTCTGGAGCAGTTTAACCCTGTACCGCTTTGAAACTCTGGTTCGCTCGGCCACAGTTCTGGGAATTGTTGGTGCAGGCGGCATCGGCTTTACCTTTTACGAGTCTTTTCGCGCTTTTCAGTATGACCGGGCAGCAACCATTATCATCGTGATGGTGATCTCAGTCAGCTTGATTGATATGCTCTCCTCACGACTACGGAAATTTTTGATTTAATATGAGAAACCTACATTTTGTTAATGCCCGAATCGTCAGCAGAGACCAGATTATTAACGGTGACCTGTCGGTCACAGAGGGCCGGATTCAAGCCATCACTGAATGTTCATCCGGAAATGGCCGGGAAGAAATCGATTTAAAAGGCGACCTTCTTCTTCCGGGGCTGGTTGAACTCCATACCGACAATCTGGAAAAGAACATCCAGCCCAGACCGGGAGTTTTATGGCCCTCCATTCTGGCTGCGGCTATTGCTCATGATAATCAGATCGTCGGCTCGGGAATTACTACGGTTCTCGATGCCCTGGCAATCGGTGGATTACGTGAAGGAGGGCTGGATTCACACATTCTTGAAGAATCTTTTACTGCGATCTGTCAAGGTCAGGAACAGAAGCTGTTCAAGGCTGATCATGCCCTGCATCTGCGTTGCGAAGTCGCAGATCCACAAATTGAAGCATTGCTCCCCGTTTATGGCGAGCACTCATTGGTCAAACTTATTTCCGTGATGGATCATACTCCCGGGCAAAGACAATGGACAGATCTGGAGAAATGGCGCCTTTACCATCGTGATAAACGCTGGAGCGATCAACAGGCTGAAGAGGTCAAACAAAAACGTCTGGAATTACAGGACAAACATGCGGATAAAAATCGTCGCTTGGCCATTGGTTTTGCGCGCGAACGTCAGGTGCAGTTGGCCTCTCACGATGATACAACGATGACTGATGCCCGGGCCTCGACAAAAGCAGGAATCAAGATCGCTGAGTTTCCAACAACTCTGGTTGCAGCAAAAGCAGCCAAAAAATTTGGCATGTCTGTGGTCATGGGGGCGCCGAATGTTGTCCGCGGAG contains:
- the phnE gene encoding phosphonate ABC transporter, permease protein PhnE; the encoded protein is MDNPSLQLSPAVAKQLKPRWSKTVTNMLSALILAVLLGVSYYPAEINNWPMLFTDAGNMMIFLQDFLHPDFSDLAMFIQKMLETVYMALWGTFLSVVAGVFFSLLSSNNVAPSWIVFPTRRLMDSARAINELVFAILFVAAVGLGPMAGVLALCVHNLGVISKLFSEAVESIDMRPVEGIRSSGGSYLHEIIYGVIPQVLPLWSSLTLYRFETLVRSATVLGIVGAGGIGFTFYESFRAFQYDRAATIIIVMVISVSLIDMLSSRLRKFLI
- a CDS encoding alpha-D-ribose 1-methylphosphonate 5-triphosphate diphosphatase, coding for MRNLHFVNARIVSRDQIINGDLSVTEGRIQAITECSSGNGREEIDLKGDLLLPGLVELHTDNLEKNIQPRPGVLWPSILAAAIAHDNQIVGSGITTVLDALAIGGLREGGLDSHILEESFTAICQGQEQKLFKADHALHLRCEVADPQIEALLPVYGEHSLVKLISVMDHTPGQRQWTDLEKWRLYHRDKRWSDQQAEEVKQKRLELQDKHADKNRRLAIGFARERQVQLASHDDTTMTDARASTKAGIKIAEFPTTLVAAKAAKKFGMSVVMGAPNVVRGGSHSGNVSALELAQLGLLDGLSSDYVPASLLHSAFYLADKLNLPLPQTIAMVSAHVAEMVGLTDRGEIGVGKKADLIQVTLVNGLPIVRRVWREGQQVA